Proteins encoded by one window of Pseudobdellovibrionaceae bacterium:
- a CDS encoding alpha-L-glutamate ligase-like protein, translating into MSSYLKQLGVLGNNARISEFILPNNKRSHYPLVDDKIKTDSLARKAGIPVPDLYFTIEHMGDTYSLHENVKNLSDFVVKPARGSKGNGIMIIEGLNWDKDKNKTRFITTRQSEIDYSAFIYYISTILSGLYSLNGQPDKVLIQQRLTVHPVLREISYQGIPDVRVIVSNGFPVMSMVRLPTSISGGRGNLHQGAVGCGIDLKSGRLVAAVMNNTLIDQHPDFNVELKGQEIPYWKETLILATQCSKLVSIGYLGVDIVIHPILGPQLLEMNARPGLSIQIANMAGLIPRLNQVKHLNSEDMSVEERVALSQELFGA; encoded by the coding sequence ATGAGCTCCTATCTCAAACAACTTGGTGTTCTGGGAAATAATGCGCGGATCAGCGAATTTATTTTGCCCAATAACAAAAGGTCCCACTACCCTCTTGTGGATGACAAGATCAAAACAGACTCTTTAGCCCGCAAAGCTGGCATTCCCGTTCCTGATCTTTACTTTACCATAGAGCATATGGGCGACACTTACTCTTTACATGAGAATGTAAAAAACCTCAGTGACTTCGTGGTGAAGCCTGCCAGAGGCTCTAAAGGCAATGGGATCATGATCATCGAAGGACTAAATTGGGATAAGGATAAAAATAAAACTCGCTTTATTACTACACGACAAAGTGAAATTGATTATTCCGCCTTTATTTACTACATCTCCACAATTTTAAGTGGTTTATACTCTTTAAATGGTCAGCCCGATAAAGTGCTCATTCAACAACGCCTCACAGTTCATCCCGTACTACGGGAAATCAGCTACCAAGGCATTCCCGATGTCAGAGTGATTGTATCTAATGGCTTTCCTGTAATGTCTATGGTCCGTCTGCCCACTAGTATTTCAGGAGGACGGGGCAATCTTCACCAAGGGGCTGTGGGGTGTGGGATTGACTTAAAGTCAGGTCGTTTAGTGGCGGCAGTTATGAACAACACTCTTATTGATCAACATCCTGATTTTAATGTTGAGCTTAAAGGACAAGAGATCCCTTACTGGAAAGAAACCCTGATTTTAGCCACTCAATGTTCTAAATTGGTGTCGATTGGCTATCTAGGGGTCGATATCGTCATTCACCCTATCCTAGGTCCTCAACTTCTTGAGATGAATGCTAGACCTGGTCTTTCTATTCAGATCGCCAATATGGCAGGCCTGATCCCTCGTCTCAACCAAGTTAAACACCTGAATTCTGAGGATATGAGTGTGGAGGAACGCGTGGCTTTGTCCCAAGAGCTATTCGGCGCGTAA